One Candidatus Aegiribacteria sp. genomic window carries:
- a CDS encoding polyprenyl synthetase family protein gives MREYDSLRLKESLSSTADWVEQELDQIFTNQKLISRLPLFAGYSLGSGGKRIRPFLVRAACCATGGNPDRALHAACAVEMIHTYSLIHDDLPSMDNDDLRRGKPTLHMTCGENQALLAGDLLLIEAFGVILRTPLGPGRIAEMVRHLASAAGPGYLVGGQYMDMCHPAEADMDWIRLMIKGKSAALIRVSLELGALAGSADDELISKVSFEGDRLGYLFQLTDDILDIRGSASEMGKKVSKDSDLGKCNPVTKLGLDAAAKEAEELSYDIAEAFSGLSGNWEEISSLALYLPDRRK, from the coding sequence ATGAGAGAATATGATTCGCTGCGGCTGAAAGAGAGTCTCTCAAGTACAGCTGATTGGGTCGAGCAGGAGCTTGATCAGATTTTTACGAATCAGAAATTAATTTCCCGTCTTCCGTTATTTGCGGGTTATTCTCTTGGATCCGGAGGGAAGCGTATAAGACCTTTCCTTGTAAGAGCTGCCTGCTGCGCAACTGGAGGTAATCCGGACAGAGCCCTGCACGCGGCCTGTGCTGTGGAGATGATTCATACTTATTCACTTATTCACGATGATCTGCCCTCAATGGATAATGATGATCTCAGAAGAGGAAAACCGACACTTCACATGACATGCGGAGAGAATCAGGCATTGCTTGCCGGTGATCTCCTGCTCATTGAAGCTTTTGGAGTGATTCTCCGAACTCCTCTTGGTCCTGGAAGGATTGCAGAAATGGTCAGGCATCTGGCTTCCGCCGCCGGCCCGGGTTATCTGGTCGGTGGTCAATATATGGATATGTGTCATCCAGCAGAAGCGGATATGGACTGGATCCGCCTGATGATAAAAGGGAAATCTGCTGCCCTTATAAGGGTCTCCCTGGAACTCGGAGCGTTAGCGGGCTCCGCAGATGATGAACTCATCAGTAAAGTTTCCTTCGAAGGCGACCGGCTGGGATATCTCTTTCAGCTTACAGATGACATTCTGGACATCCGCGGGAGTGCGTCCGAGATGGGGAAGAAGGTTTCAAAGGATTCAGATCTTGGTAAGTGTAATCCCGTTACGAAGCTCGGTCTGGATGCTGCCGCAAAAGAGGCTGAAGAGCTGTCATATGATATTGCCGAGGCATTCTCAGGATTAAGCGGAAACTGGGAGGAGATCTCCTCACTGGCTCTGTATCTTCCGGACAGGAGGAAATAG
- the dxs gene encoding 1-deoxy-D-xylulose-5-phosphate synthase, which yields MSVLDGISSPTDVSKLSMEDRLVLVDEIRNRIINVVRSTGGHLASSLGVVELTVALLSVYSLPLDKIIWDVGHQSYPWKLLTGRADRFHTIRQSGGLSGFPRRDENPCDAFGTGHSSTSISAALGFALARDLSGENHKVVAVIGDGAMTAGMAFEGLNHLGHIGTDMLIILNDNDMSISPNVGAISRHLTTLITDPRYNLIKKEVWNVLGKIPSLGERVRSVAHAVTAGLKKTLVTPDTLFDDFGVRYIGPVPGNDLAAITGVLQRVSEIPGPVLLHIETKKGKGFEPAELDATGYHGVSASFTEKGNKRESFTSAFSRTMIDLGRSDEKTVAITAAMPDGTGLNEFANKYPDRFFDVGIAEQHAVTLACGLAFGGLKPVVAIYSTFLQRAYDQVIHDAALQKAPIVLAVDRGGVVGEDGPTHHGMFDIPMLLPVPGLRIGAPRNCDLLEIMLRTSVIFEEYPTVIRYPRGEEPDIQSISPETVLPGEGQLIREGKDVLVIGVGVMALYALKAADVLEKRGISAAVFDPIWLKPAPVDDIRTMAAECGKVITIEDGAAEGGFGFHIRSILFDLNVPVLTLGFQDEFQTHATREELLTMAGLDYKSLAERIGGFVGQ from the coding sequence ATGTCAGTACTGGATGGAATCAGCTCTCCGACTGATGTTTCGAAGCTTTCCATGGAGGACAGGCTCGTTCTGGTCGATGAGATCAGAAATAGAATAATTAATGTGGTTCGCAGTACAGGCGGGCATCTGGCATCCAGTCTTGGTGTTGTTGAACTGACCGTTGCCCTGCTTTCCGTTTACTCTCTGCCTTTGGATAAGATCATCTGGGATGTAGGCCACCAGAGCTACCCCTGGAAACTTCTAACAGGCAGGGCTGATCGATTTCATACGATCAGACAATCGGGAGGTTTGAGCGGTTTTCCAAGAAGGGATGAAAACCCCTGCGACGCTTTTGGAACAGGACATAGCTCTACTTCAATATCTGCCGCTCTCGGGTTTGCTCTGGCGCGGGATCTTTCCGGGGAGAATCATAAAGTAGTCGCTGTGATTGGCGATGGCGCGATGACAGCAGGTATGGCTTTCGAGGGTCTCAATCATCTGGGACACATTGGCACTGATATGCTTATCATTCTCAACGACAATGACATGTCTATTTCGCCGAATGTGGGCGCCATATCCAGGCATCTTACGACACTTATTACCGATCCGCGATATAACCTGATCAAAAAGGAAGTCTGGAATGTTCTGGGAAAAATTCCATCTCTTGGTGAACGCGTCAGAAGTGTAGCTCATGCGGTCACAGCCGGATTGAAGAAAACACTTGTTACGCCTGACACTCTGTTTGATGATTTTGGCGTGCGATATATAGGTCCTGTTCCGGGAAATGATCTTGCTGCGATTACCGGAGTTCTTCAGCGGGTTTCGGAGATACCAGGTCCGGTTCTGCTTCATATTGAAACTAAAAAAGGGAAAGGTTTTGAGCCCGCTGAGCTTGACGCAACCGGATATCATGGTGTATCCGCGTCATTTACGGAGAAAGGGAACAAAAGAGAATCGTTTACTTCAGCTTTTTCAAGAACGATGATTGATCTGGGCCGATCCGATGAAAAAACCGTTGCCATTACTGCGGCAATGCCCGATGGAACCGGACTGAATGAGTTTGCGAACAAATATCCTGATAGATTTTTTGACGTAGGTATTGCCGAGCAGCATGCTGTTACGCTCGCATGTGGGCTCGCGTTCGGAGGTCTCAAACCGGTTGTAGCTATCTATAGCACTTTTCTCCAGAGGGCGTACGATCAGGTTATACACGATGCTGCTCTTCAGAAAGCCCCCATTGTTCTTGCTGTTGATAGAGGCGGTGTAGTGGGGGAGGATGGACCTACGCATCATGGCATGTTTGATATTCCCATGCTTCTTCCTGTGCCGGGTCTGCGTATCGGAGCTCCAAGAAATTGCGATCTGCTTGAGATCATGCTGAGGACTTCAGTCATTTTCGAAGAATATCCTACAGTTATCAGGTATCCAAGAGGAGAAGAACCGGATATTCAATCTATATCCCCGGAGACAGTATTGCCGGGGGAAGGCCAGCTGATTAGAGAAGGGAAGGACGTACTTGTAATCGGTGTGGGAGTTATGGCTCTTTACGCCCTCAAAGCAGCAGATGTTCTTGAAAAGCGGGGAATATCCGCTGCCGTGTTCGATCCAATCTGGTTAAAGCCTGCTCCGGTAGATGATATTCGCACAATGGCCGCTGAATGCGGTAAAGTTATAACCATAGAGGATGGAGCGGCAGAGGGTGGATTCGGTTTTCATATTCGATCTATACTGTTCGATCTTAATGTGCCTGTTCTTACACTTGGTTTTCAGGATGAATTCCAGACTCACGCCACAAGAGAAGAACTGCTGACTATGGCGGGGCTTGATTACAAATCATTAGCTGAGAGAATTGGTGGGTTTGTTGGACAATAA
- a CDS encoding NAD(+)/NADH kinase codes for MDNNVNSVPIKNLCLYVDRFNPPYAGLIQNMLSICEKYGITIGSASSSADHLSSFDIQESDLCDMAIILGGDGTILRGMDYYRTLDIPVLGINAGQLGFLASVEQVSLEKTISRISKGDYIVEALPILKAKFPSGHCLTAVNDFSINRSMMGGILHFDLFVDDAKVAHMVGDGIVVSTPLGSTAYSLSCGGPILDPGLPAILIVPICPHSLSLRPLVVPDDLSVSITIGALRGTGPVVSADGAASGTLRAGETLSIIKDSGSCRIVRFSDHPGYYDKLGQKLGWGSRG; via the coding sequence TTGGACAATAACGTTAACTCTGTTCCGATTAAGAACCTCTGTCTTTACGTAGACCGATTCAATCCTCCTTATGCCGGTCTGATTCAGAATATGCTTTCTATCTGTGAGAAATACGGGATCACGATCGGGTCAGCTTCTTCATCTGCCGATCACCTCAGCAGTTTCGATATTCAGGAGAGTGATCTGTGCGATATGGCAATCATACTCGGGGGTGACGGGACCATCTTAAGGGGAATGGATTACTATCGCACATTGGACATACCTGTTCTGGGTATCAATGCCGGGCAACTGGGTTTTCTTGCCAGTGTCGAGCAGGTATCTCTGGAAAAGACAATCTCCAGGATATCAAAAGGTGATTACATCGTCGAAGCACTGCCCATCCTTAAAGCGAAATTCCCTTCGGGTCATTGCCTTACTGCAGTGAATGACTTCAGTATAAACCGATCCATGATGGGTGGGATATTGCATTTTGATCTGTTTGTGGACGACGCAAAGGTTGCGCATATGGTCGGTGACGGCATTGTAGTCTCCACTCCGCTGGGGTCTACCGCATACAGCCTTTCCTGTGGAGGGCCAATCCTCGATCCCGGATTGCCTGCTATCCTGATAGTTCCTATCTGTCCTCATTCTCTGTCCCTGCGGCCTCTTGTCGTACCTGACGATTTGTCTGTTTCAATAACAATAGGTGCTTTAAGAGGAACCGGACCTGTTGTTTCCGCTGATGGCGCTGCCTCAGGGACGCTCAGGGCCGGAGAAACGCTTTCAATAATCAAGGACTCAGGCTCATGCAGGATTGTAAGGTTTTCCGATCACCCGGGTTATTACGACAAGCTTGGACAAAAGCTGGGATGGGGATCGAGGGGATAG
- a CDS encoding DNA repair protein RecN, with product MLTCLTLRNLATISDTAIEFDSDLNVLTGETGAGKSILIDGLLLTLGERADTGLVRPGTRLASVEAVFLNADGSEILIRREIREGGRSRIFINDELSTLDEVKKRVSGIIDLHSQRSTPALLVRRNQQTAFDEFGGNSSLAGNLSYLFEEYRSLLQRLDDLHENQEKNLESRDLIRHELSLIENLNPSLEDYRSLVNERKELKASENSVETLHGIVNAISDDDGILAALGKFRNELGQTDIELSETIELIGQAEISLAETSSSCSAILGRIESAPWRLKEIDDRLDGYSELLGRCGGSLDILLQRRKTLEEEQEKYESLERELQDLETTIPGKGKRLHETAEQLSVSRESTVKKLQNCVQKELRLLGMPDAVFSVIMHDPPLNRSLTSDGRTICSDGYEIPEFYFSANKGMKPGSLASVASGGELSRVSLVLKLALASVSQAPTMVFDEIDSGIGGETANLLADSLKRASENRQVIVITHLAQIASKAGRHLAVSKELHDDLPSTRVRELTGKQNRIPELARLLGGGDAAIEHAEKMLDGFGSSSFEDGNGS from the coding sequence ATGCTGACTTGTCTTACTCTCAGGAATCTGGCGACCATCAGCGATACAGCAATTGAATTTGACAGTGATCTGAACGTTCTGACCGGGGAAACGGGTGCCGGAAAGTCAATCCTGATTGACGGGCTGCTGCTGACACTCGGAGAGAGAGCTGATACCGGTCTGGTTCGCCCCGGCACAAGACTGGCAAGCGTCGAGGCTGTATTCCTGAACGCGGACGGATCGGAAATACTGATCCGGAGGGAAATTCGTGAGGGTGGGCGAAGCAGGATTTTCATCAACGATGAACTGTCAACTCTGGATGAAGTAAAAAAACGGGTCTCCGGAATCATCGATCTTCATTCACAGCGCTCGACTCCTGCGCTGCTTGTTCGAAGAAACCAGCAGACAGCGTTCGATGAATTCGGTGGAAATTCCAGCCTGGCAGGTAATCTTTCTTATTTGTTTGAGGAGTACAGATCGCTTCTTCAGCGTCTGGATGATCTGCACGAAAACCAGGAAAAAAATCTGGAATCAAGAGATCTTATCAGACATGAACTTTCACTGATAGAGAACTTGAACCCCTCTCTGGAAGATTACCGGAGTCTTGTAAACGAGCGAAAGGAATTAAAAGCTTCAGAGAACAGTGTTGAAACCCTTCATGGTATCGTAAACGCAATATCAGATGATGATGGAATACTTGCCGCGCTTGGAAAATTCCGGAACGAACTTGGACAAACCGATATTGAACTCAGCGAAACCATCGAACTGATCGGGCAGGCTGAGATCTCGCTTGCCGAGACCAGTTCTTCCTGCAGCGCAATTCTCGGAAGGATTGAAAGCGCTCCCTGGAGGCTGAAAGAGATAGACGACAGGCTGGACGGGTATTCGGAACTGCTTGGAAGATGCGGCGGTTCTCTTGACATACTTCTTCAGAGAAGGAAAACGCTGGAGGAGGAGCAGGAGAAGTACGAATCTCTTGAGCGTGAACTGCAGGATCTGGAAACAACGATTCCAGGAAAGGGTAAAAGATTGCACGAGACTGCGGAGCAGCTTTCGGTCTCCAGAGAATCAACTGTGAAGAAACTTCAGAATTGCGTTCAGAAGGAACTGAGACTCCTTGGTATGCCGGATGCGGTCTTCAGCGTAATCATGCATGATCCTCCGCTGAACAGAAGCCTGACATCAGACGGAAGGACTATCTGTTCCGATGGATATGAAATACCTGAATTCTACTTCAGCGCTAATAAGGGTATGAAGCCCGGTTCACTGGCTTCCGTCGCAAGCGGCGGAGAACTGTCCAGAGTGAGCCTGGTTCTGAAACTTGCACTTGCCAGCGTCAGTCAGGCTCCGACTATGGTCTTCGATGAAATAGACAGCGGTATCGGAGGAGAAACAGCGAATCTGCTTGCGGATTCACTTAAAAGAGCATCAGAGAACAGGCAGGTTATCGTAATAACTCATCTGGCCCAGATCGCATCAAAGGCTGGAAGACATCTTGCGGTATCCAAGGAACTGCATGATGATCTGCCTTCAACCCGTGTGAGGGAATTAACGGGCAAACAGAACAGAATCCCGGAGCTTGCACGCCTGCTCGGTGGTGGAGACGCTGCCATTGAACATGCGGAAAAGATGCTTGATGGCTTCGGATCATCATCCTTTGAGGATGGTAACGGCTCATGA
- a CDS encoding CDP-alcohol phosphatidyltransferase family protein: protein MKGPVINLPNIISLSRIPMGFGACFFLASRAIIPTSIILIVGIFSDFLDGIIARRTDSISDWGKIFDPLADKIAMTAFIITLGFGSLWLPCLEIFSLLPEGFI, encoded by the coding sequence ATGAAAGGGCCTGTAATAAATCTCCCCAATATTATCTCTCTCTCAAGAATACCTATGGGGTTTGGAGCATGTTTCTTCCTTGCATCCAGAGCGATCATTCCCACATCCATTATTCTCATTGTGGGGATCTTTTCCGATTTCCTTGATGGAATCATCGCGAGAAGGACAGATTCCATAAGTGACTGGGGAAAGATATTTGATCCCCTCGCGGATAAGATCGCAATGACCGCGTTCATCATTACTCTTGGTTTTGGTTCATTGTGGTTGCCCTGTCTCGAGATATTCTCATTGCTTCCGGAGGGCTTTATCTAA